The following proteins are co-located in the Dyadobacter chenwenxiniae genome:
- a CDS encoding alpha-E domain-containing protein produces the protein MLSRVANSIYWMNRYIERVENYARFVGVNFNLALDLPPDVDEQWEPLLIATADHYLFYKYYEKPTKEDVIHFLTFDKRNPNSIISCLYEARENARTIRETISKEMWESINTFYLSIRSTNPDNFRNMDHMQSYFTDIRKSCQLFHGVVDSSITRNEAWHFGRLGRHIERADKCSRFLDVKYFTLLQDSGTSGSTLDLMLWTAVLKSVSAYNMYRQTHRALTPMNIVAFLILDKLFPRSIAYCVRQAELSLYAIAGSIPERGHTNPAERALSKIRTELEFTDVEDVFKMGLHEYLDKFQTKNNEVDNAIFDMYFGLEKGQSHSQSQSQSQGQIQSQSASHFKTQWMN, from the coding sequence ATGCTTAGCCGAGTTGCCAATTCAATTTACTGGATGAATCGTTACATAGAGCGGGTAGAGAACTACGCCCGTTTTGTGGGAGTTAATTTTAATCTGGCATTGGATCTGCCGCCGGACGTGGACGAGCAATGGGAACCGCTTCTGATCGCAACCGCGGATCATTATTTGTTTTATAAATATTACGAGAAGCCTACAAAAGAGGACGTTATACATTTCCTGACTTTTGATAAAAGAAATCCCAACTCTATTATAAGCTGTCTTTACGAGGCACGTGAAAATGCGCGGACGATCCGGGAAACCATATCGAAGGAGATGTGGGAGAGTATCAACACTTTCTACCTTTCCATTCGCAGCACGAATCCGGATAATTTCAGAAATATGGATCATATGCAATCCTATTTTACGGATATCCGCAAAAGTTGCCAGCTTTTTCATGGCGTCGTGGATTCGTCTATAACTCGGAATGAAGCCTGGCATTTTGGTCGCCTCGGCCGGCATATTGAGCGTGCAGATAAATGTTCACGCTTTCTGGATGTGAAGTATTTTACATTGTTACAAGACTCGGGAACCTCAGGCTCAACGCTTGATTTGATGCTTTGGACGGCGGTTTTGAAATCTGTGAGTGCCTATAATATGTATAGGCAGACACACCGTGCGCTAACGCCCATGAACATCGTCGCTTTTCTTATTTTGGACAAATTATTTCCGAGGTCCATCGCTTACTGCGTAAGGCAGGCGGAGCTGTCATTATATGCAATTGCGGGGTCCATTCCGGAACGGGGACACACCAATCCTGCCGAGCGTGCGTTAAGCAAAATCCGTACAGAATTAGAGTTTACAGACGTTGAAGATGTTTTCAAAATGGGTCTTCACGAATATCTGGATAAATTTCAGACTAAAAATAACGAAGTCGACAACGCGATTTTTGACATGTATTTTGGCTTGGAAAAGGGTCAGTCGCACAGTCAATCGCAAAGCCAGTCACAGGGACAGATCCAGTCACAGTCGGCAAGCCATTTCAAGACACAATGGATGAACTGA
- a CDS encoding transglutaminase family protein: MNLKVRHSLEYQYNFPVVLEMHTLYLYPRSYPHQRLLEYNLFIDPQPSKIVKNIDVEGNVQHLIYFYNQPYNKLFVDASITVSSEPVNVFDFVFYPFETSKIPFLYDNRIYKYLIPYLDKTDATQQVEQFARKLAAHVNYATIPFLVEMSQHISQNFVYQDREYGKAYPPDDTLRDRSGSCREFARLFIGACRSLGIAARFVSGYLYGNPQQAHELHAWAEVFLPGAGWRGFDPTEGKAVINNHISMGTSADYDQLAPVMGSFLGYTTSRLTTHVDIQLLQD, translated from the coding sequence ATGAATCTAAAAGTCCGGCACTCTCTGGAATATCAATATAATTTTCCGGTAGTTCTGGAAATGCACACATTGTATTTATACCCGAGATCTTATCCACACCAGCGATTGCTGGAATACAATCTGTTTATTGATCCGCAGCCCTCTAAAATTGTAAAAAATATAGATGTGGAAGGCAATGTCCAGCATTTGATCTACTTCTATAATCAACCGTACAACAAGCTTTTCGTAGACGCATCCATTACGGTAAGCTCTGAGCCGGTGAATGTTTTCGACTTTGTGTTTTATCCTTTCGAAACCAGTAAGATCCCGTTTCTATACGATAACAGGATTTACAAATACCTGATCCCTTATCTGGACAAAACCGACGCGACGCAACAGGTTGAGCAATTTGCGCGCAAACTGGCAGCGCATGTCAACTATGCCACCATTCCGTTCCTCGTTGAAATGAGTCAGCATATCAGCCAAAACTTTGTATATCAGGACCGTGAATATGGGAAGGCATATCCGCCGGATGACACATTGCGTGACAGGAGCGGCTCTTGCCGGGAATTTGCGCGGTTATTCATCGGCGCTTGCCGAAGCCTTGGAATTGCGGCCAGATTCGTAAGCGGATATTTATACGGAAATCCCCAGCAGGCACATGAACTCCACGCATGGGCCGAAGTTTTTTTGCCCGGTGCCGGATGGCGCGGATTTGATCCGACCGAAGGTAAGGCGGTGATTAACAACCATATTAGTATGGGGACTTCTGCGGATTATGATCAACTGGCACCCGTGATGGGTTCGTTTCTAGGATATACAACCTCCCGGCTAACTACCCATGTAGACATTCAGTTACTGCAAGATTAG
- a CDS encoding acyl-CoA thioesterase, with amino-acid sequence MIPSYANFGGKIHGGILLSLIDKVAYACAARHAGTYCVTVSVDGVDFLEPVEVGDLVSLHASVNYVGRTSLVIGIRVIAENVKTGSQRHTNTSYVTMVAKGDDDKPTVVPELLLENEDDARRFLEAIKRRELKENYKDAFDNAKTRMDVQDNLHKLSKQRCVIGWETEK; translated from the coding sequence ATGATTCCGTCTTACGCTAATTTTGGCGGAAAAATACATGGCGGCATCTTATTGTCGTTAATTGATAAGGTGGCTTATGCGTGTGCCGCGCGACACGCTGGCACCTATTGCGTGACGGTTTCGGTTGATGGCGTGGATTTTTTAGAGCCCGTAGAGGTGGGCGACCTGGTTTCGCTGCACGCATCCGTGAATTATGTAGGCAGGACTTCGCTGGTAATTGGCATCAGGGTGATTGCAGAGAATGTCAAAACCGGTTCTCAGCGGCATACAAATACTTCCTACGTGACCATGGTTGCAAAAGGAGATGATGATAAACCAACTGTTGTGCCTGAATTATTGCTTGAAAATGAGGACGATGCGCGCAGGTTCCTGGAAGCAATCAAACGCCGCGAATTGAAGGAGAATTATAAGGATGCATTTGATAACGCGAAAACGCGGATGGATGTGCAGGATAACTTGCATAAACTGTCGAAACAGCGTTGCGTAATTGGTTGGGAAACAGAAAAATAG
- a CDS encoding YceI family protein → MSVTKWIVDPVHSEVQFKIKHLVISTITGSFNNFEGGATSDLNNFENAEIHFSLDVKSIDTKVDMRDAHLRSADFFDAEQFPHITFQSNYFHKVKGDNYKLSGLLTLKGITKPIELDAEYGGSERDENGNIKIGFEVEGRISRQEFGLNYMQLTDSGGLVIGEDVKLIANIQLVKQS, encoded by the coding sequence ATGTCAGTTACAAAATGGATTGTAGACCCCGTTCATTCAGAAGTTCAGTTCAAGATCAAGCATTTAGTGATTTCCACTATTACAGGCTCCTTTAATAATTTTGAAGGAGGCGCCACGTCGGATCTGAACAATTTTGAAAATGCTGAAATTCACTTCTCCCTGGACGTTAAGAGTATTGATACTAAGGTCGATATGCGTGACGCCCATTTAAGGTCCGCCGATTTTTTCGACGCTGAGCAATTCCCGCACATTACTTTTCAGTCGAATTATTTTCATAAGGTGAAGGGTGATAATTACAAGCTTTCAGGTTTGCTGACATTGAAAGGCATCACCAAACCCATCGAACTTGATGCCGAATACGGAGGATCGGAGCGGGACGAGAACGGTAATATCAAGATCGGCTTCGAGGTGGAAGGCAGGATCAGCCGACAGGAATTTGGCCTTAATTACATGCAATTGACAGATTCAGGTGGTTTGGTGATTGGCGAGGACGTAAAGCTGATCGCTAATATTCAGTTGGTTAAGCAATCATAA
- a CDS encoding DUF2141 domain-containing protein: protein MLVWIVSCLLGWFAEPAMILNIEFTNIQKGQGKLWIAIYKPEEKFAGKEKPNTYKIVEVKAAAPQNVAFELSPGRYALAVYHDLNSNGMLDKNFVGIPKEPYGFSKNFRPKFSAPKFEDCEFVLKDPGQKISVKLTD from the coding sequence ATGCTTGTATGGATTGTGAGTTGCTTGTTAGGCTGGTTTGCGGAACCGGCAATGATATTGAATATTGAGTTTACCAATATACAAAAAGGCCAGGGCAAACTCTGGATCGCTATTTACAAGCCGGAGGAGAAATTTGCGGGGAAGGAAAAGCCGAACACATACAAAATCGTTGAAGTGAAAGCAGCTGCACCCCAAAATGTCGCATTTGAGCTGAGCCCGGGCCGTTACGCATTAGCGGTTTACCACGACCTGAACAGCAATGGTATGCTGGACAAAAATTTCGTGGGCATTCCCAAAGAACCATACGGTTTCAGCAAGAACTTTCGGCCAAAATTTTCTGCCCCGAAATTTGAAGACTGCGAATTCGTACTCAAAGATCCGGGACAGAAAATAAGTGTAAAACTAACGGACTAG
- the glmM gene encoding phosphoglucosamine mutase has product MTLIKSISGIRGIVGGKSGEGLTPIDVAKFAAAYGTWLRRTNPQNLKVVIGRDARLSGEMVSRLVAGTLQGVGLHVTDLGLSTTPTVEIAVTAEGAAGGIILTASHNPIQWNALKLLNQDGEFISEEEGAEVLRIADEEDFAFVDVKKLGSYSADDSYLQKHIDQVLALPLVDVEAITNANFRIVVDAVNSTGGIVVPMLLEALGVSVKNIKKLNCEPTGNFAHNPEPLPEHLREISKELKDGSFNLGIVVDPDVDRLALMCEDGTPFGEEYTLVAVADYVLKNTPGNTVSNLSSTAALRDVTIKAGGKYFASAVGEVNVVNMMKANQAIIGGEGNGGVIYPESHYGRDALVGIALFLTHLAKFGKTASVLRRSYPGYYISKNKIELTPDINVDNILSRIQTRYSKQPLNTIDGVRIEFDREWVHLRKSNTEPIIRIYSESETQTTAINLANKIISDIKEIISEPKK; this is encoded by the coding sequence GTGACGTTAATTAAATCTATCTCAGGAATCAGAGGTATCGTGGGTGGAAAATCGGGTGAGGGGCTGACTCCCATTGATGTTGCCAAGTTTGCAGCGGCATACGGAACATGGCTGAGACGTACAAATCCACAAAATTTAAAGGTTGTTATAGGCAGGGACGCACGCTTATCCGGTGAAATGGTGAGCCGCCTTGTTGCCGGGACATTGCAGGGAGTCGGACTTCATGTAACGGATCTCGGACTTTCCACTACGCCTACAGTTGAGATAGCGGTCACGGCCGAAGGAGCAGCAGGAGGGATTATCTTAACAGCAAGCCATAACCCGATTCAATGGAACGCGCTGAAACTGCTGAACCAGGACGGAGAATTTATCTCGGAAGAAGAAGGTGCAGAAGTTTTAAGAATTGCAGACGAGGAAGATTTCGCTTTTGTTGATGTTAAAAAATTGGGAAGCTACAGTGCGGATGATTCATATTTACAAAAGCATATAGATCAGGTCCTTGCATTACCATTGGTAGATGTGGAGGCTATAACCAATGCTAATTTCAGGATCGTTGTTGATGCGGTCAATTCTACAGGCGGAATCGTTGTCCCGATGCTCCTGGAAGCATTAGGCGTTTCAGTTAAAAATATCAAAAAGTTAAATTGCGAGCCCACCGGAAACTTTGCCCATAACCCCGAGCCGCTTCCTGAACATTTGCGTGAGATCAGCAAAGAATTGAAGGATGGCTCTTTCAATCTCGGCATTGTAGTTGATCCTGATGTGGACCGGCTTGCGTTGATGTGTGAAGACGGAACGCCGTTTGGTGAGGAATATACGTTGGTTGCCGTTGCGGACTATGTGCTTAAAAACACACCTGGTAACACCGTTTCCAACTTATCTTCTACCGCTGCATTGCGCGATGTGACGATCAAGGCTGGCGGAAAGTATTTTGCTTCCGCGGTAGGCGAGGTGAATGTTGTCAATATGATGAAGGCAAATCAGGCGATCATCGGTGGTGAGGGAAATGGCGGTGTCATTTATCCGGAGAGTCACTACGGACGCGATGCATTGGTTGGAATCGCATTGTTTCTGACACATTTGGCCAAATTTGGCAAAACGGCTTCCGTTTTGCGCCGGTCATATCCAGGTTATTATATTTCAAAAAACAAGATTGAGCTCACGCCCGATATAAATGTCGATAACATTCTCAGTCGCATTCAAACCAGATATTCTAAACAGCCTTTGAACACGATTGATGGCGTTAGGATTGAATTTGACAGAGAATGGGTACACTTGCGCAAGTCAAACACTGAGCCGATCATTCGGATTTATTCGGAATCAGAAACGCAAACGACCGCAATCAATCTGGCCAACAAGATCATTTCCGACATTAAGGAGATCATTTCAGAGCCAAAAAAATAA
- a CDS encoding Gfo/Idh/MocA family protein — protein MKTLLLGLLVFLSMQSMAQTPVKVAVAGLSHGHVGWIFNRSDKKDIELVGIYETNPDLVNLFINKYKLDRKLFYTDLNKMLEEAKPEAVSAFGAINEHIAIVRACAPRKIHVMVEKPLATTFADAKEIQKLADQNGIQVLTNYETSWYASNQHVRDLLVQGKLGEIRKVMVNDGHQGPKEIGVSKEFLAILADPVKNGAGALIDFGCYGANLMTWLLNGERPLSVTAVTHQNKPEIYKEVDDEASIILQYPKAQCIIQGSWNWSFARKDMEVFGNKGYAVAVNATTVRQRLSEKMPEETIKLDPRPAPFTDPFSVLADVIQGRLKLEKNDLYGLPVNVTVVEILETAKESAKSGKTIYLKK, from the coding sequence ATGAAAACACTGCTGTTAGGTTTACTCGTATTTCTAAGTATGCAATCTATGGCACAAACGCCTGTAAAAGTGGCCGTTGCCGGACTAAGCCACGGTCACGTCGGCTGGATTTTCAATCGTTCGGATAAAAAAGATATCGAGCTCGTGGGTATTTATGAAACCAATCCGGACCTGGTTAATCTGTTCATAAACAAATACAAGCTCGACAGAAAGCTCTTTTACACGGATTTAAACAAAATGCTGGAAGAAGCTAAACCGGAAGCGGTTTCGGCTTTTGGGGCAATAAATGAACATATTGCAATTGTACGCGCCTGTGCGCCCAGAAAAATCCACGTCATGGTGGAAAAACCGTTGGCAACAACTTTCGCCGACGCAAAGGAAATCCAGAAACTGGCGGATCAGAATGGCATTCAGGTGCTCACTAATTATGAAACCTCCTGGTACGCAAGCAACCAGCACGTTCGTGACCTGTTGGTGCAGGGGAAATTGGGAGAAATCAGGAAAGTAATGGTTAATGACGGCCATCAGGGACCAAAAGAAATTGGCGTGAGCAAAGAGTTTCTGGCTATTCTCGCTGACCCTGTAAAAAATGGAGCCGGCGCTTTGATCGATTTCGGCTGCTATGGCGCAAACCTCATGACCTGGCTTTTGAATGGCGAACGTCCGCTTTCGGTGACGGCGGTTACGCATCAGAATAAGCCTGAGATTTATAAGGAAGTCGACGATGAAGCATCCATTATTTTGCAATATCCGAAAGCGCAATGCATCATTCAGGGCTCGTGGAACTGGTCTTTTGCCCGAAAAGATATGGAAGTGTTTGGAAATAAGGGTTACGCGGTTGCTGTGAATGCGACCACGGTGCGCCAGCGCCTTTCAGAAAAAATGCCCGAGGAAACAATCAAACTCGATCCGCGTCCTGCGCCATTTACAGATCCGTTCTCCGTTTTGGCCGATGTGATCCAGGGCAGGTTGAAGCTTGAAAAAAATGACTTGTATGGATTGCCGGTGAATGTGACGGTTGTTGAAATATTAGAAACAGCAAAAGAGTCTGCAAAGTCCGGAAAAACCATTTATTTGAAGAAATAA
- a CDS encoding neutral/alkaline non-lysosomal ceramidase N-terminal domain-containing protein, producing the protein MRFLRFFLRVIGVILLLLILAISTMITTPDNTPYKEMPYYGQWKKQISSLKKDTAGATGHLQAGWAKVNITPPSPTPTAGYGKRKGALYTAVHDSVYVRAMVIDNGETQAAIIAADLLIMPPTVIKLLQSRLTEKEIPFDQVFFGATHSHNSVGGWGTGISSLFFSGKYNPETVERLADAIFQAIVQAKAKLEPVELTYMEAIDTVDIRNRLVGEEGEVDPEIRSAAFVTKSGKKAILSSYAAHSTILNSKNIVLSRDYPGMLVDSLEKGRYNFAMYMAGAVGSMGPIEKGSDDFDEVKNQAYGVQKALLSDSAWKVKSKGALLQAFTLPLPMRDPSPRLTMNINLRSWAFKKAFGDYPIFVKALRVGNILMVGMPCDFSGELVAGLDAYAKTKGLNLLVTSFNGGYIGYITHDKYYDKDLYETKTMSWYGPYNGAYLQEVIKDIIDKLS; encoded by the coding sequence ATGAGATTCCTACGATTTTTCCTGCGCGTCATCGGGGTGATCCTGCTGCTTTTGATACTGGCTATTTCCACGATGATCACAACCCCGGACAACACACCTTATAAAGAAATGCCTTATTACGGGCAATGGAAAAAACAAATAAGCAGTCTCAAAAAGGATACAGCCGGCGCCACAGGGCATTTACAGGCAGGCTGGGCCAAAGTGAACATTACACCGCCATCACCCACGCCAACAGCAGGTTATGGAAAACGGAAAGGCGCTTTATACACCGCTGTTCACGATTCGGTTTATGTGCGGGCAATGGTGATTGATAATGGTGAGACACAAGCCGCCATCATCGCTGCGGATCTACTTATAATGCCGCCTACGGTAATCAAACTCCTGCAATCACGGCTCACTGAAAAGGAAATTCCGTTTGATCAAGTGTTTTTTGGCGCGACACATAGTCATAATAGTGTAGGTGGCTGGGGAACGGGCATTTCGTCTCTTTTCTTTTCCGGGAAATACAATCCTGAAACGGTTGAGCGCCTTGCGGACGCTATTTTCCAGGCGATTGTGCAGGCAAAGGCGAAGCTGGAGCCTGTGGAACTGACTTACATGGAAGCCATTGACACCGTTGACATTCGGAACCGTTTGGTAGGAGAGGAGGGAGAGGTTGACCCGGAAATCCGTTCCGCCGCATTCGTGACAAAGAGTGGTAAAAAAGCAATATTGAGCTCCTATGCTGCGCATTCAACGATTTTGAATTCTAAAAACATCGTTTTGTCCAGAGATTATCCGGGCATGCTGGTGGATTCACTTGAAAAAGGAAGGTACAATTTCGCCATGTACATGGCCGGCGCTGTCGGCAGCATGGGGCCGATTGAAAAAGGGTCGGATGATTTTGACGAGGTTAAAAATCAGGCTTATGGTGTTCAGAAGGCATTATTATCTGACTCAGCATGGAAGGTAAAATCAAAAGGCGCCCTATTGCAGGCATTCACATTGCCACTGCCCATGCGTGATCCATCGCCAAGGCTGACGATGAACATTAACCTGCGTTCCTGGGCATTCAAAAAGGCTTTCGGTGACTATCCCATCTTTGTAAAGGCATTGCGTGTCGGTAACATACTAATGGTGGGGATGCCTTGTGACTTTTCGGGTGAGCTGGTGGCGGGATTGGACGCATATGCCAAGACAAAAGGCCTTAACTTGCTGGTAACGAGCTTTAATGGTGGTTATATTGGGTACATTACCCATGATAAATATTACGATAAAGACCTTTACGAAACCAAAACCATGAGCTGGTATGGACCTTATAACGGTGCTTATCTGCAAGAGGTGATCAAAGATATTATTGATAAATTATCCTGA
- a CDS encoding transglutaminase-like domain-containing protein — protein MKMKGRSIFTYDVYAPTTVTTMLRPRRQEGQSIIQEGFNIEPPVPFSEYTDIYGNPCQRTILPVGKVTISTEVQAQVSVTKPIPTPTPTFILVGDLPDEVMHYILPSRYCESDLHEINMLVMNIAGNLTPGYEQVEAIRTWIHQNVKYQYGVTDSSTTALDVARNRIGVCRDFTHLAIALCRNLCIPARMTVGYLDRLKVMDLHAWFDVYIGGEWYTFDAVQEKTGGYRIEIAHGRDAADVAMVTQYGNATLQSLHVETQLLEQEPTN, from the coding sequence ATGAAAATGAAGGGAAGAAGCATATTCACGTATGACGTGTATGCGCCCACCACAGTAACCACCATGTTACGCCCCCGCAGACAAGAAGGCCAGTCCATCATTCAGGAAGGTTTCAACATAGAACCACCGGTTCCATTTTCAGAATATACCGACATATATGGCAATCCGTGCCAGCGGACAATTTTACCTGTTGGCAAGGTGACCATTTCCACAGAAGTCCAGGCGCAGGTAAGTGTAACAAAGCCCATCCCAACCCCGACACCAACATTCATACTGGTGGGCGATCTGCCCGACGAAGTAATGCATTACATTCTGCCAAGCCGTTATTGTGAGTCAGATTTGCATGAAATTAACATGCTTGTAATGAACATTGCAGGCAATCTTACACCCGGATATGAGCAAGTTGAAGCAATCCGTACTTGGATCCATCAAAATGTAAAATATCAATACGGCGTAACCGATTCCAGCACGACAGCGCTTGATGTTGCACGTAACCGCATTGGTGTATGCCGCGACTTTACGCACCTGGCCATTGCATTATGCCGAAACTTATGCATTCCGGCGCGGATGACGGTCGGGTATCTGGACAGACTTAAAGTAATGGACCTGCATGCATGGTTCGACGTTTATATCGGTGGAGAATGGTATACATTCGATGCCGTACAGGAAAAAACAGGTGGATATAGAATTGAGATCGCTCACGGCCGCGATGCGGCAGACGTTGCGATGGTAACGCAGTATGGTAACGCCACGCTGCAATCACTGCATGTGGAGACGCAGCTGTTGGAGCAGGAGCCGACTAATTGA
- a CDS encoding helicase HerA-like domain-containing protein, whose product MSKKEQFIAAIQKSYHTDKPVIHLGSAILDGEIIGEARVNLPLRMMNRHGLVAGATGSGKTRTLQVLAEQLSAAGVPVFMSDIKGDLSGIAQPGQTNAALQERSAALGTVFEPKGYPVELYSLSGNKGAQMRATILEFGPILLSKIFELNDTQSGVLAILFKYADDKDLPMVDLNDLKKVLNYLSEGPGAAEIKGDYGSISTSTAGTILRKIVALEQQGVGTIFGEKSFDITDLINRVDGQGVISLLNISDVQDKPALFSTFMLSLLAELYTKLPEAGDLDKPKLVFFLDEAHLLFKDAPKAFLDQIEQVVRLIRSKGVGIFFCTQMAQDVPVSVLSQLGNRVQHVLRAFTPQDADALKQTVKTYPRSDFYAIDRILTTLGIGQALITVLNEKGIPTEVAATHLLPPNSIMGPMVQADYENHVRQSDVYLKYKDPIDPESAYEMLTKRMEAQAQVEAKAQEEVAEVKNEKEEKGMFSEALNSPLAKQIGREVVRGVFGMLFGKKTTSTRKKTGGLFGF is encoded by the coding sequence GTGTCAAAAAAAGAGCAATTTATTGCAGCTATACAAAAATCTTATCATACCGATAAACCTGTCATCCATTTGGGTTCCGCCATTCTGGATGGTGAAATCATTGGAGAAGCCCGCGTAAATCTGCCTCTGCGTATGATGAACAGGCATGGACTCGTGGCAGGAGCAACAGGATCAGGAAAAACACGGACTTTACAGGTGCTTGCAGAACAACTTTCTGCCGCAGGCGTGCCGGTTTTCATGTCGGATATAAAAGGCGATTTATCAGGTATTGCGCAGCCAGGCCAAACTAATGCTGCATTGCAGGAGAGGTCTGCGGCGTTGGGAACGGTGTTCGAGCCGAAGGGTTATCCTGTTGAACTATATTCATTAAGCGGCAATAAGGGCGCTCAGATGCGGGCCACTATCCTGGAATTCGGCCCCATATTGCTTTCTAAAATATTTGAATTAAATGATACGCAATCGGGTGTTCTGGCTATACTTTTCAAATATGCCGACGACAAGGATCTGCCCATGGTGGATCTGAACGATTTAAAAAAAGTGCTGAACTATCTTTCCGAGGGACCTGGCGCAGCTGAGATAAAAGGTGATTACGGCAGCATTTCCACCTCCACGGCAGGGACGATCCTGCGTAAAATAGTGGCGCTGGAACAACAGGGCGTCGGGACGATATTTGGCGAAAAATCGTTTGATATTACGGATCTCATCAACCGTGTCGACGGTCAGGGCGTAATCAGCTTACTCAACATTTCCGATGTGCAGGACAAGCCGGCATTGTTCTCCACATTCATGCTTAGCTTGCTTGCCGAACTTTATACAAAATTACCCGAAGCAGGCGATCTGGATAAGCCAAAGCTGGTTTTCTTCCTGGACGAAGCACATTTGCTATTTAAAGATGCCCCAAAAGCATTTCTGGACCAGATTGAGCAGGTTGTGCGGCTTATCCGTTCAAAGGGCGTGGGGATTTTCTTTTGTACACAAATGGCGCAGGACGTTCCGGTGTCGGTTTTGTCCCAATTGGGAAACCGCGTCCAGCACGTTTTGCGGGCATTCACGCCACAAGATGCTGATGCATTGAAACAAACCGTGAAGACCTACCCAAGATCCGATTTTTATGCAATTGATCGGATCCTGACCACATTAGGAATCGGGCAGGCACTGATAACCGTTTTGAATGAAAAAGGAATTCCGACCGAAGTGGCTGCAACACATTTGCTCCCGCCCAATTCCATAATGGGACCAATGGTGCAGGCAGATTATGAAAATCACGTCAGACAATCAGACGTTTATCTGAAATACAAAGACCCAATTGACCCTGAAAGCGCTTATGAAATGCTTACCAAGCGCATGGAAGCGCAAGCACAGGTTGAAGCAAAAGCGCAGGAAGAAGTTGCGGAAGTAAAAAACGAAAAGGAAGAAAAAGGAATGTTTTCAGAAGCGCTCAACTCGCCATTAGCCAAACAAATCGGCAGGGAAGTCGTTAGGGGCGTTTTTGGAATGTTATTTGGCAAAAAAACGACGAGTACCCGCAAGAAAACCGGCGGATTGTTTGGTTTCTAG